DNA sequence from the Prolixibacter sp. SD074 genome:
GGTCAAACAACTGATTGAGAAGAAAAAAACCGGGGTTATTAAAGGATTCACCAATGGCGGTGAAAAAGCAGATGGCAAACTCGTGCTGACCGACGATTTCAATATCGAACTGGAAGAAAAAGAGGAAGAGAAACTTACCTGCCCGAAATGCAACCAAGGAACCATTGTAAAAGGAAAAACCGCCTGGGGATGCACCAATTTTCAGAATTGCTCGCTTCGCATTCCATTCTCCTTCATGAACAAAGACCTGACTAACAACCAGGTAAAACAGTTGATACGAAAAGGAAAAACGCCGAAAATCAAAGGTTTCGAAACACCGGACGGCTCCAAAGCTGATGGAAATCTTCAGTTCAACGAAAAATTCGAATTGAAACTGGAGTAGGTAAAAAAACCTTCCGGGCAGAAGTCTGTTTTCAATAAAAAAGTCTTTTATGCTGATTGTTATGTAAGATATATTCCGGATGAATTGTACCGCAGAATAAAAAACGGGATGAATAATACGAAAAGGGCTATGACAATAATTGGGAAAACACTATTACTGCTTAGAACAGCTAAATTCGGTGAGTTTAAGTCAAAAGAATGATTTGCAGAGTGAGCATCAGTATTATTCTGTGTGACTATATAAGTGTCGTATGGGTCGTTCCAGGTTTGATGAACACCACCGGGAAAATTTATTTCCAAAAAGGCCATGCAATAAATAATGCCAACTATTGGAAGTAATATTTTAACCCGGTTTTTCATCAACTTATCAATGTATTTCTGAACGGTAAAAGTAAAAAATATTTTTGGAAATTTAATTTTTGGTATGGTGCTAACTTTCGCGGACCGAAAGACATTAACAGCAACTATTCACATTCGGGGCAGGTTATTGTTGACTTGTAAATTATTTCCATTAGTATGTCTTAACAATCAGTATCACAATATTTTTCTATCTGTTTGTTTTCAATTTGAAAGGTTGTGTGGCCTATCCCGAATTCGTGTACAAGTTTCTCCTGTAATTCAGCAATAAATTCATCGCTAAACCCTTCAGGCATTATCAGGTGGGCTGTTAAAGCTATTTGGGTGGTGCTCATTGCCCAAACGTGTAAATCGTGTATATTTTCAACCCCATTTTGGGATAAAAGAAAGTTGCGTACTTTGTCGAGTTCAATATGCTTGGGAGCGGCATCCAGCGCTAAATCAATGGAATCGGTAAATAAGCGCCAGGTTCCCCAAACGATTACAGCAATTATAAGGAAACTTGTAACCGGGTCAATCCATTGTTTGCCGGTAAGGTTGATTAACAAACCTGCCAAAACAACGCCCAGCGATACCCCGGCATCGGCTGCCATGTGCAGGAATGCTCCTTTAATGTTCAGGTCGTCTTTCTGGCCTTTCATAAAAAGCAAGGCAGTTAGGGTGTTGATAACTACACCAATGGCGGCAACAATCATTACCTGACTGCCTGCCACTGGTTCGGGATTTTTGAATTTACCAATAGCGTCCCAGGCGATTACAGCCACTGCACCAAACAGCAGAAGGGCATTCAAAATAGAAACAAGGATGGTTGTTTTTCGAAGCCCGTAGGTGTATTTGCCTCGTGGTTTCATGGATGCAAGCCACATGGCCGTCCATGCAAAAACAAGGCCGAGCACATCACTGGCATTATGCCCTGCGTCAGCGAGCAATGCGGATGAGTTGGCGATTAAACCATAAACTATTTCAACGGCAATAAAAGTTACATTTAAACCAATGCCCAGGGCAAAAGATTTTCCGTAATTTTTGCCAGCCGCATGTGAATGTCCGTGTGTATGTGCCATAATTTTCACATATCTATTTCCCTAATTTCAAAATCCTTATTGCACCTCTCACCACAACCAAAAAAACAATGGTTCCAATAATCAGGTCGGGATATTTTGATTGCGTCAACAACACCAAAACACCTGCCGCAATAACACCTGTATTGATAATAATATCGTTTGATGTGAAAATCATGGTGGCTTTCATGTGTGCTTCCCGGCTCTTTGACTTTTGCAGAAGATAAAGGCAAACAGAATTGGCAATCAATGCCAATACCGAAACGATAATCATGGTTTGAAAATCCGGCACTTCTTCAAAACTGATAAACCTGCGTATCACCTCCAAAAGGCCCAGAAGGGCTAATGCCAGTTGAAAATAGCCGCTTAGTTTTGCTACTTTTTTCTTGCGGATTACCGTTGAACCGACTGCCCAAAGGCTAAGTCCATAAACCAACGCGTCTGCCAGCATATCCAGTGAATCGGCAACCAGGCCCATGGATTTTGATATGAGACCTGTTGTGATTTCAAGGATAAAAAAAGCAAAATTGATAATCAGTACCGTCCAAAGAAGTTTCGATTGTACCGATGTATTGTCAATAAATTCATCCTGTTGGACAGTTATAGTTTCTTTGTGTTCCGTACCCAAATTGAGTTCTTTCAGCCGTTGTTCAATTTCAGGATTTTCTTCGGAATGAAAGACAGTGAGTTTTCGGTTTTCAATATCGAACACCAGATTTTTAATGACAGAAAGCCCTTCCAGTTTCATCCTGATAAGGGATTCTTCGGAGGGGCAATCCATTTTACTTACGGTAAATACAGATTTGAACATGTTAGCTATTCTTTATACAACACCACGTTCAACGGAATGAAGACGCCCACTTTCAAGCCCCAGTCAATATTATCAACAGGGGTAAACAGGAATACAAAGGCATTTCCCACGTTCCCTAATTTGAAATTGGGGCCGGTCTGGACTATAAATTTATTTTCATCAAACATGTACTCTTCTGCCAAAACCCACGATACCGGGATTTTTTTGTCAAACCCTACAAACCAGTATTCGTTGAAATTGTAGATGGCGTTGGCAAAGGGCGTGTATCCCACCGACAGGTAGGTTTTATTATTGAACATGGCGCCCAATTCGGCATGGATACGGGTTATTTCCGTTTTGTTGCCGTCAAAATCGTACATCACAAAAGGGTTAACACGCACCCCTGTGATTACTTTCAACCGTTCTCCCTCCTGTGCATTCATAGTGAATGCACAGAAAAGCGCGAAGGTTAATAACAACAGTTGTTTTCTCATTTCCAAGGATTCTTAAACTACTTTAGGTTTAAATTCCGGCCGTATTATACGTTTTCAATGACCTTTTCAAGTTTGGCCCTGATTTCGCCGGCAATACCACCTAATTTGTCATTTTGAACCGCCACCATCGAAGCCACCGG
Encoded proteins:
- a CDS encoding cation diffusion facilitator family transporter, giving the protein MAHTHGHSHAAGKNYGKSFALGIGLNVTFIAVEIVYGLIANSSALLADAGHNASDVLGLVFAWTAMWLASMKPRGKYTYGLRKTTILVSILNALLLFGAVAVIAWDAIGKFKNPEPVAGSQVMIVAAIGVVINTLTALLFMKGQKDDLNIKGAFLHMAADAGVSLGVVLAGLLINLTGKQWIDPVTSFLIIAVIVWGTWRLFTDSIDLALDAAPKHIELDKVRNFLLSQNGVENIHDLHVWAMSTTQIALTAHLIMPEGFSDEFIAELQEKLVHEFGIGHTTFQIENKQIEKYCDTDC
- a CDS encoding cation transporter, with the translated sequence MFKSVFTVSKMDCPSEESLIRMKLEGLSVIKNLVFDIENRKLTVFHSEENPEIEQRLKELNLGTEHKETITVQQDEFIDNTSVQSKLLWTVLIINFAFFILEITTGLISKSMGLVADSLDMLADALVYGLSLWAVGSTVIRKKKVAKLSGYFQLALALLGLLEVIRRFISFEEVPDFQTMIIVSVLALIANSVCLYLLQKSKSREAHMKATMIFTSNDIIINTGVIAAGVLVLLTQSKYPDLIIGTIVFLVVVRGAIRILKLGK